From a region of the Vagococcus coleopterorum genome:
- a CDS encoding HesB/YadR/YfhF family protein — MNLTISDKGQAWFKSELNLKDGDGIRFFGKYGGSTNVHVGFTTGMTIAEPSTNTLAKIEVNGITYFTEESDEWFFHGFDLAVDYDEKLDEPTYTYTAK, encoded by the coding sequence ATGAATTTAACAATTTCTGATAAAGGACAAGCGTGGTTTAAGTCTGAACTTAATTTAAAAGATGGTGACGGTATTCGTTTCTTCGGTAAGTATGGTGGAAGCACGAATGTTCATGTTGGTTTTACAACGGGCATGACGATTGCAGAACCATCAACTAACACGTTGGCTAAAATTGAAGTCAATGGCATCACTTATTTTACAGAAGAATCAGACGAATGGTTTTTTCATGGGTTTGATTTAGCAGTAGATTATGATGAAAAGTTAGATGAACCAACTTATACATATACAGCAAAATAA
- a CDS encoding superoxide dismutase, translating into MTYTLPDLPYAYDALEPHIDVETMKLHHDKHHNTYVTNLNAAIEKYPELAEKSIDELVADLANVPADIKTAVQNNGGGHANHTFFWEIMAPNAGGEPTGEIKEAIEATFGSFEDFKTQFAAAATGRFGSGWAWLVVNNGKLEVMSTANQDSPLTEGKTPVLGLDVWEHAYYKKFSNVRPDYIKAFWNVVNWDEVNKRFAAAK; encoded by the coding sequence ATGACTTACACTTTACCAGATTTACCATACGCATACGATGCTTTAGAACCACATATTGACGTGGAAACAATGAAATTACACCACGACAAACACCACAATACTTATGTAACAAACTTAAATGCTGCGATTGAAAAATATCCAGAATTAGCAGAAAAATCAATTGATGAATTAGTAGCTGACTTAGCTAACGTTCCTGCTGATATTAAAACAGCCGTTCAAAACAATGGTGGCGGACATGCTAACCACACATTCTTCTGGGAAATTATGGCACCTAACGCTGGTGGCGAACCTACTGGAGAAATTAAAGAAGCAATCGAAGCAACTTTCGGTTCTTTTGAAGATTTCAAAACACAATTTGCTGCAGCTGCAACAGGCCGTTTTGGTTCTGGTTGGGCATGGTTAGTTGTAAATAATGGAAAATTAGAAGTAATGTCTACTGCAAACCAAGATTCACCATTAACTGAAGGTAAAACTCCAGTACTTGGTTTAGATGTTTGGGAACACGCTTACTACAAAAAATTCAGTAACGTACGCCCTGATTACATCAAAGCTTTCTGGAACGTTGTAAACTGGGATGAAGTTAACAAACGTTTTGCAGCAGCAAAATAA
- a CDS encoding response regulator: MIRVLLVDDHEMVRLGVSSYLSVQSDIEVVGEAENGQVGYEKALELKPDVILMDLVMDTMDGIESTKAILKDWPEAKIIIVTSFIDDEKVYPAIEAGAAGYLLKTSSAGEIANAIRATYQGETVLEPEVTGKMMARLNQKNVPVLHDDLTNREHEILLLIAAGMSNQEIADELFITLKTVKTHVSNILSKLDVEDRTQAAIYSFKHGIVK; the protein is encoded by the coding sequence ATGATTAGAGTACTTTTAGTAGATGATCACGAAATGGTTCGTTTAGGCGTGTCGTCGTACTTGTCAGTTCAATCAGATATTGAAGTTGTTGGGGAAGCTGAAAATGGACAAGTAGGCTATGAAAAAGCTTTAGAATTAAAACCTGATGTTATTTTGATGGATTTAGTGATGGATACAATGGACGGAATTGAATCAACCAAAGCAATTTTAAAAGATTGGCCAGAGGCTAAGATTATTATTGTTACAAGCTTTATTGATGATGAAAAAGTCTATCCGGCAATCGAAGCAGGAGCAGCAGGTTATTTATTAAAGACATCATCTGCAGGTGAAATTGCTAACGCTATTCGTGCAACGTACCAAGGAGAAACAGTCCTTGAACCAGAAGTGACGGGTAAAATGATGGCACGTTTAAACCAAAAAAATGTACCGGTTTTACATGATGATTTGACTAATCGTGAACATGAGATTTTATTATTAATTGCAGCAGGGATGAGTAATCAAGAAATTGCAGATGAACTGTTCATAACCTTGAAAACTGTGAAAACACATGTCTCTAATATTTTATCTAAGTTGGATGTAGAAGATCGTACACAAGCGGCGATTTATTCTTTCAAACATGGTATAGTTAAATAA
- the mltG gene encoding endolytic transglycosylase MltG encodes MTQKETKEVLKEESMKRREMRQKENNMVKKIVTIVLSAVVLISVVAGFAFYKYWQNGLQPLNPKDHDMVQVEIPLGTSNKQIGNILEKSDVIKSGLVFNYYVKANNISDFKGGFYQMSPDMKLVDIAKMLQQGGSDEPTALADGRITIPEGSSLYQIAEIMEKNTDVKVDEFIDAAKNPKLFDKLYESYPELLESVKDAKDVRYRLEGYLFPASYNYYKENGVDDLITQMVKRSAEVMAQRKADIAASKLTVQELLTLASLVEKEGVELEDRQNIAQVFLNRIDEEMPLQSDISILYAMDEHKVHLSNKDTQVDSPYNLYTNKGYGPGPFNSPSEEAIDAVLHPKENDYIYFLADVSTHKVYFAKTYEEHLKLKEEYIDKQLEKK; translated from the coding sequence GTGACTCAAAAAGAAACTAAAGAAGTTTTAAAAGAAGAAAGTATGAAGCGTCGCGAAATGCGTCAAAAAGAAAATAATATGGTAAAAAAAATCGTAACAATTGTCTTATCAGCTGTCGTTTTAATTTCAGTAGTAGCTGGTTTTGCTTTTTATAAATATTGGCAAAATGGTTTGCAACCGTTAAACCCTAAGGATCATGATATGGTTCAAGTTGAAATTCCATTAGGAACTAGTAATAAACAGATTGGTAATATTCTTGAAAAATCAGATGTGATTAAAAGTGGATTAGTATTTAACTACTATGTCAAAGCTAATAATATTTCTGATTTCAAAGGTGGTTTTTATCAAATGTCACCTGATATGAAATTAGTTGATATTGCTAAAATGCTACAACAAGGTGGTAGTGATGAACCAACAGCGCTTGCTGATGGTCGTATAACGATTCCAGAAGGATCATCATTGTATCAGATTGCAGAAATCATGGAAAAAAATACAGATGTTAAAGTTGATGAATTTATTGACGCTGCAAAAAATCCTAAGTTGTTTGACAAGTTATATGAGAGTTACCCTGAGTTATTAGAAAGTGTAAAAGATGCCAAGGATGTCCGTTACCGTCTTGAAGGTTACTTATTCCCTGCGAGTTATAACTATTATAAAGAAAATGGTGTAGATGATTTAATCACGCAAATGGTAAAACGTTCGGCAGAAGTGATGGCACAACGTAAAGCGGATATTGCTGCTAGCAAATTAACTGTTCAAGAATTGTTAACTCTAGCCTCTTTAGTTGAAAAAGAAGGTGTTGAGTTAGAAGATCGTCAAAATATTGCACAAGTATTCCTAAATCGTATTGATGAAGAAATGCCATTACAATCAGACATTTCCATTCTTTATGCAATGGATGAACATAAAGTTCATTTATCAAATAAAGATACACAAGTTGATTCTCCTTATAATTTGTATACAAATAAAGGCTATGGTCCTGGACCATTTAATAGTCCAAGTGAAGAAGCAATCGATGCTGTTTTACATCCGAAAGAGAATGATTATATCTACTTCTTAGCCGATGTTTCAACTCATAAAGTGTATTTTGCCAAAACGTATGAAGAACATTTGAAATTAAAAGAAGAATATATTGATAAACAATTAGAGAAAAAATAA
- a CDS encoding YlbG family protein, whose amino-acid sequence MLDKYTDTVADINITERRGLVVWMYNLRQLKSLKKFGSVMYASRKMKYAIIYVNQEGIDETIEALNKLHFVRSVDQSHRPEVAVEGNLESILKDVEPSEEDFIYKGKKVTPLIMTK is encoded by the coding sequence ATGTTGGATAAATATACAGATACAGTTGCGGATATCAACATAACTGAACGTCGTGGGTTAGTAGTTTGGATGTATAACTTACGTCAGTTGAAATCTTTAAAAAAATTTGGCTCAGTGATGTATGCTTCACGTAAGATGAAGTATGCTATTATATATGTGAATCAAGAAGGCATTGATGAAACGATTGAAGCATTAAATAAGCTTCATTTTGTTAGAAGCGTGGATCAATCGCATCGTCCAGAAGTTGCTGTTGAAGGTAACTTAGAGTCTATTTTAAAAGATGTTGAACCTAGTGAAGAAGATTTCATATATAAAGGTAAGAAAGTAACCCCTTTAATTATGACTAAATAA
- a CDS encoding potassium channel family protein, whose protein sequence is MKQNFAIIGLGRFGGSLCETLIESGQEVLAIDRDEDTINEYMNIATHAVVANAQDEMTLRSLGVRNFDHVIVAIGEDIQASILVTLMAKELGVKNVIAKAQNSYHAKVLYKIGADHVVHPERDMGVKVAHNLVSKNILDYLELSDEYSLAEVKVTNPKFYDKDLLTLNFRQRFGLNIVGIRRNKKLIISPAAEEKVLQDDCLLVIGADEDVDRLDAKML, encoded by the coding sequence ATGAAACAAAATTTTGCAATTATTGGCTTAGGTCGTTTTGGTGGAAGTTTATGTGAAACATTAATTGAATCGGGGCAAGAAGTTTTAGCGATTGACCGTGATGAAGATACGATTAATGAGTATATGAATATTGCCACACATGCTGTGGTAGCTAATGCTCAAGATGAGATGACATTACGTTCCTTAGGTGTTCGGAACTTTGACCACGTGATTGTTGCGATTGGGGAAGACATTCAAGCGAGTATCTTGGTAACCCTTATGGCTAAAGAACTAGGTGTTAAAAATGTTATTGCTAAGGCACAAAACTCTTATCACGCCAAAGTATTATATAAAATCGGAGCAGATCATGTGGTCCATCCCGAGCGTGACATGGGGGTTAAAGTGGCACATAACTTAGTTTCTAAAAATATTTTAGACTATTTAGAGTTATCTGATGAATACTCTTTAGCAGAAGTTAAAGTAACGAATCCAAAATTTTATGACAAAGATTTATTAACGTTGAATTTTCGTCAGCGTTTCGGGCTAAATATCGTCGGAATTCGTCGCAATAAGAAGTTAATTATTTCGCCAGCAGCAGAGGAAAAAGTCTTACAAGATGACTGCTTACTAGTCATTGGTGCCGATGAAGATGTTGACCGTTTAGATGCAAAAATGTTGTAG
- the greA gene encoding transcription elongation factor GreA: MVEKVYPMTLEGKAKLEEELEMLKTVKRKEIVERIKIARSFGDLSENSEYESAKDEQAFTEGRITTLENMIRFSEIIDNQNADTDEVCLGRTVTFIELPAGDEEEYTIVGSAEADPLTGKISNDSPIAKALIGRRLNDEVTIATPGGDMNVKITKVS, from the coding sequence ATGGTAGAAAAAGTATACCCAATGACGTTAGAGGGGAAAGCTAAGTTAGAAGAAGAGTTAGAAATGTTGAAAACAGTTAAACGTAAAGAAATTGTTGAGCGTATTAAAATTGCTCGTAGTTTCGGAGATTTATCTGAGAACTCTGAGTATGAGTCAGCTAAAGATGAGCAAGCCTTTACGGAAGGACGTATCACAACTTTAGAAAACATGATTCGTTTTTCTGAAATTATTGATAATCAGAATGCTGATACAGACGAGGTTTGTTTAGGTCGTACAGTGACTTTTATTGAGTTGCCAGCTGGCGATGAAGAAGAGTACACAATTGTAGGAAGTGCGGAAGCAGATCCCCTAACAGGTAAAATTTCAAATGATTCACCAATTGCGAAAGCCTTAATTGGTCGTCGTTTAAATGATGAAGTAACGATTGCTACTCCTGGTGGCGATATGAACGTTAAGATTACTAAAGTGTCATAA
- a CDS encoding DUF1189 domain-containing protein, translating to MSLYQLFISAFKAPQKLIFSVSKKFGKVFVYLLFLSALLSIPIGIQVNKVIKVAQRDLTTISEKIPEFTIQDNKLSAPDSEGFIQQTDNFIFTFDPKGVYQPKDVQDDLIGNAVGLALLSDQALLTVPEDHLMAGMLPKTLFSLKYEAFDTSSFNKAWITHQLGDNSQSRVIQFFAYIAAIIPMFINLLMSLFMMSLIGNIWCRMTGSPLRLSETFKIITFSATVPVVISTVLAIFQPGIDQMFIIMFLTFLIYLRVISPTIQKPKLK from the coding sequence ATGAGTTTGTATCAATTATTCATTTCTGCATTTAAAGCACCACAAAAATTAATCTTTTCTGTTAGTAAAAAATTCGGAAAGGTTTTTGTTTACTTGTTATTTTTGTCCGCTCTATTAAGCATTCCGATTGGCATTCAAGTAAACAAAGTCATTAAAGTCGCCCAACGTGACTTAACAACTATCAGTGAGAAAATCCCTGAATTTACAATTCAAGATAATAAGCTATCTGCACCAGATTCTGAAGGATTCATTCAGCAAACAGATAACTTCATTTTCACCTTTGATCCCAAAGGTGTTTACCAACCTAAAGATGTCCAAGATGATTTAATCGGAAATGCTGTGGGACTGGCTTTATTATCCGACCAAGCCTTATTGACTGTACCAGAAGATCATTTAATGGCCGGCATGTTACCGAAAACATTATTCTCGTTAAAATATGAAGCTTTTGATACTAGTTCATTCAATAAAGCATGGATTACTCACCAACTTGGTGACAATAGTCAATCTAGAGTGATTCAGTTCTTTGCCTATATCGCAGCGATTATTCCTATGTTTATCAACTTGCTGATGTCACTATTCATGATGAGTTTAATCGGAAACATTTGGTGCCGAATGACTGGCAGCCCCTTACGTTTGTCAGAGACTTTCAAAATCATTACCTTCTCGGCTACTGTACCAGTTGTCATTTCAACTGTCCTAGCTATTTTTCAACCTGGTATTGATCAAATGTTTATCATCATGTTCCTAACGTTCTTAATCTATTTAAGAGTGATCAGTCCGACTATCCAAAAACCAAAATTAAAATAA
- a CDS encoding CAP-associated domain-containing protein has protein sequence MIKRIGIFGVILMCFLFLSYVPPIFRSQELPESTQVEKTASLDAVDDELSADYYAEFVGQPIKDVIQVLGEPTDVVDYNESRQAMTFGESQADFLQADIDDYGNVASLFVAGEDIPDGQFKIGMTLADIGNGLTLQDQFEVNFENQVFEIELSGNDLNTKPLVRFDNGSFAMAHLDQMSGRVLGISYYSKEMFLNNLPYRLINDSRLKRPLVIQDSSELRAYQERHLSQLLSVMSERQEQSPAILNQEMSDVADQLLTVLIKKLPEVIKDDAVLTEWQDLRNQVVSQSFLTLDSDAIHRLLELADTSIVNQDDFEVLAVTPTDNLNLLLMGLYGGEFGQQQLFDLSGKSVGIAISEGMLVLVFESNQR, from the coding sequence GTGATTAAAAGAATTGGAATATTTGGTGTGATACTCATGTGTTTTTTATTCTTATCATATGTCCCGCCTATTTTTAGGAGTCAAGAGTTACCAGAGTCCACTCAGGTAGAGAAGACAGCTAGTTTAGACGCGGTTGATGATGAACTCTCGGCGGATTACTATGCTGAGTTTGTTGGACAACCAATCAAGGATGTTATTCAAGTTCTTGGTGAACCAACAGATGTGGTTGATTACAATGAGAGTCGTCAAGCTATGACCTTTGGTGAAAGTCAGGCTGATTTTTTACAAGCAGACATAGATGACTATGGAAATGTTGCTAGTCTATTCGTTGCAGGGGAAGATATTCCAGATGGACAATTTAAAATAGGGATGACACTTGCGGACATTGGTAATGGTTTGACGCTTCAAGATCAGTTTGAGGTTAATTTTGAAAACCAGGTGTTTGAGATTGAGTTATCAGGCAATGATTTAAATACAAAGCCTTTAGTTAGATTTGATAATGGCAGTTTTGCAATGGCTCACTTAGATCAAATGTCTGGTCGAGTGTTAGGCATAAGTTATTATTCAAAGGAAATGTTTTTAAATAACTTACCTTATCGATTAATCAATGATAGTCGTCTGAAACGACCCTTAGTTATTCAAGATTCTTCAGAATTACGGGCATATCAAGAAAGACATTTAAGTCAATTATTATCAGTGATGTCTGAAAGACAGGAGCAATCACCAGCCATTTTAAATCAAGAAATGTCGGATGTTGCAGATCAACTATTAACAGTTTTAATAAAAAAACTACCTGAGGTTATCAAAGATGATGCAGTTTTAACAGAATGGCAAGATTTAAGAAATCAAGTTGTTTCTCAAAGTTTTCTGACCTTAGACTCAGATGCAATTCATAGACTATTAGAGTTGGCTGATACTTCAATAGTAAATCAGGATGATTTTGAAGTGTTAGCGGTCACTCCAACAGATAACTTGAATTTATTGTTAATGGGTTTATATGGTGGGGAGTTTGGTCAACAACAATTATTCGACTTGTCTGGAAAATCGGTTGGAATTGCGATTTCAGAAGGTATGTTAGTATTGGTTTTTGAATCAAATCAAAGATAG
- a CDS encoding sensor histidine kinase produces the protein MISKISRPILFLYTFIFTIIILTITLYTSYYAHSQRLWLRELIHAQIFKIPLIVYVILIALVVSGLVLIIVHFVQRSQYAEIETKLSLLAKGAVDDSIFYSDEIVEIGNPNLAGMLQDVEKIHATLIEMTKELQEYSGRPALVSGVSKEDIVKEERHRLARELHDSVSQQLFAASMLLSAVQEEEETFAVNPALSKQLATVSTIVNDSQAEMRALLLHLRPINLEGKSLKKGIEQLLVELTTKVKIDLTWDIADLSLKKAIEDHLFRIVQELLSNTLRHSKAKSLEVYLQRVENNVHLRLVDDGVGFDTTETTAGSYGLNNIKERVAGMGGTCKIISFKGQGTSVEIRVPILEGEAIND, from the coding sequence ATGATTTCTAAAATCAGTCGTCCGATTCTTTTCTTATATACCTTTATTTTCACAATAATTATTTTAACCATCACTTTGTATACTAGTTACTATGCTCATAGTCAACGCTTGTGGTTGAGAGAATTAATTCATGCACAGATTTTCAAAATTCCATTAATTGTTTATGTTATTTTAATTGCGCTAGTTGTCAGTGGTTTAGTATTAATCATTGTTCACTTCGTGCAACGCAGTCAGTATGCTGAAATTGAAACGAAGCTAAGTTTATTGGCAAAGGGTGCTGTAGATGATTCAATTTTTTATTCCGATGAGATAGTTGAAATTGGCAATCCTAATTTAGCTGGTATGTTGCAAGATGTTGAGAAAATTCATGCTACGTTAATTGAAATGACAAAGGAGTTGCAAGAGTATTCAGGACGTCCTGCACTTGTTTCTGGTGTGTCAAAGGAAGATATTGTTAAAGAAGAGCGTCATCGTTTAGCAAGAGAACTACATGATTCTGTGAGCCAACAATTGTTTGCAGCGAGTATGTTATTATCAGCTGTGCAGGAAGAAGAAGAAACTTTTGCAGTCAATCCTGCTTTAAGTAAGCAGCTAGCTACGGTTTCGACAATTGTGAATGACTCCCAAGCGGAAATGCGCGCTTTGTTGTTACATTTAAGACCAATTAATTTAGAAGGTAAGAGTCTGAAAAAAGGGATTGAACAACTATTAGTTGAGTTGACGACGAAAGTAAAAATAGATTTAACTTGGGACATTGCTGATTTAAGTTTGAAAAAAGCAATTGAAGATCATTTATTTAGAATTGTTCAGGAATTATTATCAAATACCTTACGTCATTCAAAAGCTAAGTCATTAGAAGTTTATTTACAACGAGTTGAAAATAATGTTCATCTGCGGTTAGTTGATGATGGTGTGGGATTTGATACAACTGAAACGACAGCTGGAAGTTATGGTTTAAATAATATTAAAGAACGTGTTGCTGGTATGGGTGGCACATGTAAGATTATCAGTTTTAAGGGACAGGGGACAAGTGTTGAAATCCGTGTGCCAATTTTAGAGGGGGAAGCAATCAATGATTAG
- the liaF gene encoding cell wall-active antibiotics response protein LiaF, whose product MKIYWQLFLIIEALLLLVVLGQLFNNFGALFLVILAVITLLYVFKKERRNSFNQFQIVVSVIVLLLMLLINSPAFWIMLVIAIVFLGLKGFELTGSSLFGESGRKNKEIIMVETIEPENKNGRRFKRKWFGNQRIGDTVYEWDDINMTIISGDTLVDLGNTLLPKEDNVILIRKAFGRTRLLVPVGIGVMIEHSALTGNVKLDNQVIKLKNDAVKVYSDDYSQTQRRLKVVSTTFVGDLEVIRI is encoded by the coding sequence GTGAAAATTTATTGGCAACTATTTTTAATAATTGAAGCCTTACTTCTTTTAGTTGTATTAGGTCAACTTTTTAATAATTTTGGAGCATTATTTTTAGTCATTTTAGCTGTGATTACTTTATTATATGTTTTCAAAAAAGAAAGACGCAATTCCTTTAATCAGTTTCAAATTGTGGTAAGTGTTATTGTCTTGTTGTTAATGCTTTTGATTAATAGCCCTGCTTTTTGGATTATGCTGGTGATCGCAATTGTTTTCCTAGGTCTAAAAGGATTTGAATTAACAGGAAGCTCATTATTTGGTGAATCTGGTCGTAAAAACAAGGAAATAATTATGGTTGAAACGATTGAACCAGAAAATAAAAATGGTCGTCGATTTAAGCGTAAGTGGTTTGGAAATCAACGAATAGGCGATACGGTTTATGAATGGGATGATATCAATATGACCATTATTTCTGGCGATACATTAGTTGATTTAGGTAATACATTATTGCCTAAAGAAGATAATGTCATCTTAATTAGAAAAGCCTTTGGCCGCACCCGTTTGTTAGTGCCGGTGGGAATTGGTGTGATGATTGAACATTCGGCATTAACTGGTAATGTAAAATTAGATAACCAAGTGATTAAGTTGAAGAATGATGCAGTAAAAGTCTATAGTGATGATTATAGCCAGACACAACGACGTTTGAAGGTTGTATCTACTACCTTTGTTGGTGATTTGGAGGTTATCCGTATATGA
- a CDS encoding YlbF family regulator, producing the protein MIYTDEVFELEDSLDELCQALLSSTSFDDHCSNKKAILNSPETLNKEKVFGDAKTAFEKIENYGDYAPDFKEKRRQLRQAKRELDLDPIVAKFRVSEHELQSMLDRLVYEMAQVISEDIKIDAGNPFFEFASKGCGGSCHVG; encoded by the coding sequence ATGATTTATACAGATGAAGTATTTGAACTAGAAGATAGTTTAGATGAACTTTGCCAGGCGTTATTATCTTCAACTAGTTTTGACGATCATTGTTCAAATAAAAAAGCCATTTTAAATAGTCCTGAAACGCTTAATAAAGAGAAGGTATTTGGTGACGCTAAAACTGCCTTTGAGAAAATTGAAAATTATGGCGATTACGCTCCTGATTTTAAAGAGAAGCGTCGTCAGTTAAGGCAAGCTAAACGTGAGTTAGATTTAGACCCAATTGTGGCTAAGTTCAGAGTGTCCGAACACGAGTTGCAAAGTATGTTAGATAGATTAGTTTATGAAATGGCTCAAGTTATTTCTGAAGACATTAAGATAGATGCAGGAAATCCATTTTTCGAATTTGCCTCAAAAGGCTGTGGAGGGAGTTGCCATGTTGGATAA
- a CDS encoding DUF1507 family protein, with protein sequence MATEIIKVEAVTILENEAQKIQKLISNQQNHLCIAQCKAFEEVVDTQMYGFSKQVEYAVRLNVLTSQEGHKMLANLEQELNKVYSDVYEKQQEEAKGK encoded by the coding sequence GTGGCAACAGAAATTATTAAAGTAGAGGCAGTAACAATCCTTGAAAACGAAGCTCAAAAGATTCAAAAACTTATCAGTAACCAACAAAATCATCTGTGTATTGCACAGTGTAAAGCCTTTGAAGAAGTGGTTGATACACAAATGTATGGTTTTTCAAAACAAGTGGAATACGCCGTTCGTTTAAATGTCTTAACATCTCAAGAAGGACATAAAATGTTAGCAAACTTAGAGCAAGAACTAAATAAAGTGTATAGTGATGTTTACGAGAAACAACAAGAAGAAGCAAAAGGGAAATAG
- a CDS encoding FtsW/RodA/SpoVE family cell cycle protein, with protein MGKKARKTAYLDYTILVPYIVLSIVGVIMSYSASSYRLMNSNPPQAPWADALKQIIFLIGSLIIIAIIYKFKTKVFQNRNFIVFGLIVVSLMLLATRFTPLGQEVNGARGWLKLGPLGMIQPAEFLKVMLIWYLSYILARRQDGISNNFKQAVMRPMMLVGALIGLVLIQPDTGGALILILITLVMLLSSGISYYYSLVVAGAGALVSLFVIQVLPAIPKSFYPSNFQHIYGRFQSFKNPFTDAFGDGHQMVNSYYAMYRGGWLGQGLGNSIQKKGFLPEAHSDFMFAIVLEELGLIVGIILLLLLLFLTLRVMAIGVNASTPFNSLMCIGVGGMLLIQTIVNVGGITGLIPLTGVTFPFLSQGGSSLVTLSIGIGFVLNIRADELKRRHMKEVHNQNQGELVQMKRI; from the coding sequence TTGGGTAAAAAAGCTAGAAAAACTGCATATTTAGATTACACAATCTTAGTGCCGTATATTGTGTTGTCAATTGTGGGTGTTATCATGTCGTACAGTGCAAGCTCATATCGATTGATGAACTCTAATCCTCCTCAAGCACCATGGGCAGATGCTTTAAAGCAAATCATTTTCCTAATAGGTAGTTTGATTATCATTGCAATTATTTACAAATTTAAAACAAAAGTTTTCCAAAATAGAAACTTTATTGTATTCGGCTTGATTGTTGTTAGTTTAATGTTGCTGGCAACAAGATTTACTCCTTTAGGTCAAGAAGTAAATGGTGCCAGAGGTTGGTTGAAGTTAGGACCATTAGGTATGATCCAACCGGCAGAATTTTTAAAAGTTATGTTAATTTGGTATTTATCTTATATTTTAGCGAGACGTCAGGATGGTATTTCCAATAACTTTAAACAGGCTGTCATGCGTCCGATGATGTTAGTCGGGGCCTTGATTGGGCTGGTTTTAATTCAACCTGATACAGGTGGTGCATTAATCTTAATCTTAATTACTTTAGTGATGCTTTTATCTAGTGGTATAAGTTATTATTACTCACTAGTAGTTGCTGGAGCGGGAGCTCTGGTTAGCTTGTTTGTTATTCAAGTGTTACCTGCAATTCCGAAAAGCTTTTATCCTAGTAACTTCCAACATATTTACGGTCGTTTCCAAAGTTTTAAAAATCCGTTTACTGACGCATTTGGAGACGGGCACCAAATGGTCAACTCCTATTATGCTATGTATCGAGGTGGTTGGTTAGGCCAAGGGTTAGGAAATAGTATTCAAAAGAAAGGTTTCCTACCAGAAGCTCATTCCGATTTCATGTTTGCAATCGTGTTAGAAGAGTTAGGCTTAATTGTCGGGATTATTTTATTATTGCTTTTATTATTTTTAACATTGAGAGTAATGGCGATTGGCGTTAATGCAAGTACACCATTCAATTCACTTATGTGTATTGGTGTGGGTGGTATGTTATTAATTCAAACGATAGTCAACGTAGGTGGGATTACTGGATTAATCCCGTTAACAGGTGTAACGTTTCCTTTCCTAAGTCAAGGTGGTTCGAGTCTAGTTACATTATCTATAGGAATTGGATTTGTTTTAAACATTCGTGCAGATGAATTAAAGCGTCGTCATATGAAAGAAGTTCACAATCAAAATCAAGGTGAACTAGTTCAAATGAAACGGATATAG